In Mytilus edulis chromosome 13, xbMytEdul2.2, whole genome shotgun sequence, a single window of DNA contains:
- the LOC139501465 gene encoding solute carrier family 23 member 1-like, whose protein sequence is MTSKNDLFNDDVHTIDNGMIMNSEGIAPIYKTQNKDTEALKNEELQMTKERSIENCDSENQEEYCLIHSNLKEKKDPESDSVVIEDQSAKLLYKVSDRPALQSTLFFAFQNTLLALPWNLTLVILVAEVTCARDDDELKARLLSTTILLSGLTTFVQVTFGVRMPVYQGPTTAYIIPLLAITNLEEWKCNSDHNSFLNNTGVNQSFAYSNNTKEHIRETIIYPRFTILTGSLIAAGCIHAILGLTGMVGFLMRFIGPITVIPTILLIALAVFKIMANFCAIHWGISSMSVIISLITSLYLAGWRMPLPFWTSDRGFHIVRYPLQQVLSMLIAILVGWSIAAIFTSAGVLSNDKTQKEYEARTDARSHVIETTPWFYLPYPGQFGGIGFNSGIFVAYLTATFTSVVDSIADYYACAKMSHIPPPPVHAVNRGISVEGIMCAVSGIFGTGHGTTTFGSHIGCIGITRVASRFVYQVFALMLIICAIVGKFAAVFITIPYPVLGGVQVLGFGMFIGLIMSNVQYIDINSNRNLAIIGIAIMIGLMIPFWASNNVASIKTGIQELDGFLEMVLSNPNLSGGFTACFLDNTVPGTLKERGLVGWATGGIDEECEEPMGEIEDSAEVYEIPAITRLLEKISFTRFIPFSPTFRRRK, encoded by the exons ATGACATCAAAGAATGACTTATTCAATGATGATGTCCATACAATAGATAATGGAATGATAATGAACAGTGAAGGAATTGCACCAATCTATAAGACTCAGAATAAAGACACAGAGGCGTTAAAAAATGAGGAACTCCAAATGACCAAAGAGCGGTCAATAGAGAACTGTGATTCAGAAAACCAAGAAGAGTACTGTCTTATTCATTCAAATCTAAAGGAAAAGAAAGACCCTGAATCTGACTCTGTTGTGATAGAAGACCAATCAGCTAAATTGTTGTATAAAGTAAGCGACAGACCGGCTTTGCAGTCCACCCTTTTCTTTGCTTTTCAG AACACACTGTTGGCATTGCCATGGAATCTGACACTTGTAATATTGGTAGCAGAGGTAACTTGTGCTCGGGATGATGACGAATTGAAAGCTAGATTATTATCAACTACAATTTTATTGAGTGGTTTGACAACATTTGTACAAGTTACATTTGGTGTAAG AATGCCTGTATATCAAGGACCAACCACAGCCTACATTATACCGCTACTAGCTATAACAAACCTAGAAGAGTGGAAATGTAACTCAGATCACAATAGTTTTCTGAACAACACAGGCG TAAACCAAAGTTTTGCATATTCTAACAACACAAAAGAACATATACGAGAGACGATTATATATCCAAGGTTTACAATT CTTACAGGATCCTTAATTGCAGCAGGATGTATTCACGCAATTTTAGGATTGACAGGAATGGTAGGATTTCTGATGAGGTTTATTGGACCAATCACAGTCATTCCAACCATTCTGCTCATTGCATTGGCCGTTTTTAAAATAATGGCGAACTTTTGTGCTATACACTGGGGTATATCTAGCAT GTCAGTGATAATTTCCTTGATCACATCTTTATACCTAGCTGGATGGAGAATGCCATTACCTTTCTGGACAAGTGACAGAGGATTTCACATCGTTAGATATCCATTACAACAAGTTTTATCT ATGTTGATCGCCATATTGGTAGGCTGGAGCATTGCTGCAATATTTACATCAGCAGGAGTCCtatcaaatgataaaacccaGAAAGAATACGAAGCCAGAACAGATGCTAGAAGTCATGTTATTGAAACAACGCCTTGGTTTTATTTGCCCTATCCag GGCAATTTGGTGGCATCGGTTTTAATTCTGGAATATTCGTTGCATACTTAACTGCAACATTTACATCGGTAGTAGACTCGATTGCAGACTATTACGCATGTGCCAAAATGTCACATATCCCTCCTCCACCCGTGCATGCAGTTAATCGAGGAATCAGTGTAGAAGGAATTATGTGTGCTGTTTCCGGAATCTTCGGAACTGGACATGGAACAACAACATTTGGGTCTCACATCGGCTGTATTGGTATAACACGG GTTGCCAGTCGTTTTGTATATCAGGTATTTGCTCTGATGCTGATCATTTGTGCGATTGTTGGTAAATTCGCTGCTGTGTTTATAACTATACCTTATCCAGTATTAGGAGGAGTGCAAGTTTTAGGATTCGGAATGTTTATAGGATTAATCATGTCAAATGTACAGTATATAGACATAAATTCAAATAGGAATTTGGCTATTATTGGCATTGCCATAATGATTGGATTGATGATACCGTTCTGGGCTTCAAATAACGTGGCTTCTATAAAAACAG GAATTCAAGAGCTTGATGGATTTTTGGAAATGGTACTGAGCAATCCTAATCTTTCTGGTGGATTTACAGCATGTTTTCTTGATAACACAGTTCCTG GAACTTTGAAAGAGAGAGGCCTGGTGGGTTGGGCTACAGGAGGAATAGACGAAGAATGTGAGGAACCAATGGGAGAAATAGAAGATTCAGCGGAGGTTTATGAGATACCCGCCATCACTCGCCTTCTTGAAAAAATATCTTTCACGAGGTTTATACCATTTTCACCAACATTTAGAAGACGGAAGTAA